A portion of the Bacillus thuringiensis genome contains these proteins:
- a CDS encoding HAD-IA family hydrolase has product MNILWDFDGTLFDTYPAYTMMLSEILGDSVEKQEIYKNLKISYSHAIQYYNISCEQEEKIKVLKGKFTPKDMKPFAGVEEVLKFADKNVIMTHKHRAGVMDVLKYYGWEKYFVDMVTIDDGFPRKPNSLAYDHLHKKYNIDLAIGDRELDLLPAKELGISTCMFQGNCDVADYSLSHYSEFFKVVSDREFSL; this is encoded by the coding sequence ATGAATATTTTATGGGATTTTGATGGGACGTTATTTGATACGTATCCTGCATATACAATGATGCTTTCTGAAATATTAGGTGATTCAGTAGAAAAACAAGAAATATACAAAAACTTAAAAATATCATACTCTCATGCAATTCAGTATTATAATATTTCATGCGAGCAGGAAGAAAAGATTAAAGTTTTGAAGGGAAAATTCACGCCAAAAGATATGAAACCTTTTGCAGGTGTCGAAGAGGTTTTGAAATTTGCAGATAAAAATGTGATTATGACCCATAAACATAGGGCTGGAGTTATGGATGTTTTAAAATATTATGGCTGGGAAAAATACTTTGTAGATATGGTTACAATTGACGATGGCTTTCCCCGAAAGCCGAACTCTTTAGCTTACGATCATCTGCATAAAAAATACAATATTGATTTAGCTATTGGAGATAGAGAATTAGATTTATTACCTGCAAAAGAATTAGGTATTTCAACATGTATGTTTCAAGGTAATTGTGATGTAGCGGATTATTCTTTATCACATTACTCGGAGTTTTTTAAGGTAGTGAGTGATAGAGAGTTTTCTTTATAA
- a CDS encoding kinase, producing MSTNELITIMKNHRENRFILGIDGLSRSGKTTFVANLKENMKQEGIPFHIFHIDDHIVERNRRYYTNHEEWYEYYCLQWDITYLRQKFFQKLQHETKLTLPFYQEETDSCEMKKVQIPIVGVIVIEGVFLQRKEWRDFFHYMVYLDCPRETRFLRESEKTQENLSKFENRYWKAEDYYLETELPRDRADLVIE from the coding sequence ATGAGTACAAACGAACTTATAACGATTATGAAGAATCATAGGGAAAATAGATTCATTTTAGGTATAGATGGTTTAAGTCGTTCAGGAAAAACAACATTCGTAGCAAATTTAAAAGAAAATATGAAACAAGAAGGCATTCCGTTTCATATTTTCCATATTGATGATCATATAGTGGAGCGTAATCGACGCTATTATACAAACCATGAAGAATGGTATGAGTATTATTGTTTACAGTGGGATATTACATACTTAAGGCAGAAGTTTTTTCAGAAGTTACAACATGAGACAAAATTGACTTTGCCTTTTTATCAAGAGGAAACAGACTCATGTGAAATGAAAAAAGTACAGATTCCTATTGTAGGCGTAATTGTTATTGAAGGAGTTTTTCTGCAGAGAAAAGAATGGAGAGATTTCTTCCATTATATGGTCTATTTGGACTGTCCAAGAGAAACAAGGTTTCTACGTGAGAGTGAAAAAACGCAGGAAAATCTTTCAAAGTTTGAAAATAGGTATTGGAAAGCAGAGGATTATTACTTAGAAACGGAATTGCCGAGGGATAGGGCGGATTTAGTCATTGAATGA
- a CDS encoding GNAT family N-acetyltransferase: MGFPKLETKRLLLRELTLLDAETMFQYFSKESVIRYFGMDSFENIEQAKTTIQTFKNRYEEGSVFRWGIEKKGTGQLIGTCGFHLINNNHKRAEIGYELDDTYWGQGYASEALQAILAYGFEMLQLIRIAAVVYVENKASQKLLIKAGFQEEGLLRKHMIQNGVAHDTILYSLLKEEWKK; encoded by the coding sequence ATGGGATTTCCAAAACTAGAAACAAAACGTTTACTCTTAAGAGAACTTACACTATTAGATGCAGAAACGATGTTCCAATATTTTTCGAAAGAATCAGTTATACGTTATTTCGGAATGGATTCTTTTGAAAATATTGAGCAAGCGAAAACAACGATTCAAACGTTTAAAAATCGTTATGAAGAGGGCAGTGTATTTCGCTGGGGAATCGAGAAAAAAGGGACGGGCCAATTAATCGGAACGTGCGGATTTCATTTAATTAATAATAATCATAAACGAGCTGAAATTGGTTATGAATTAGATGATACATATTGGGGACAAGGATATGCATCGGAAGCATTACAAGCGATTTTAGCTTACGGATTTGAAATGCTGCAACTGATAAGAATCGCAGCGGTTGTATATGTAGAAAATAAAGCTTCTCAAAAGTTGTTAATAAAAGCAGGATTTCAAGAAGAAGGATTACTTCGAAAACATATGATTCAAAATGGAGTTGCTCATGATACCATTTTATATTCTTTATTAAAAGAAGAGTGGAAGAAGTAA
- a CDS encoding VOC family protein: MDLKMKYIILYVEKFEECLKFYKDILQLPIKAEHGTYIEFNTGTTILAMNTRQDVKELTGLPLTEGELKSSHFELGFVVENVQETIEQFREQGIKILVEPIVKPWGQTIAYIADPDGNYIEICSSLE, translated from the coding sequence ATGGATTTGAAAATGAAGTACATCATTTTATATGTAGAAAAGTTTGAGGAATGTTTAAAATTCTATAAAGATATTTTACAGTTACCTATAAAAGCAGAGCACGGTACATATATTGAATTTAATACTGGAACTACTATTTTAGCGATGAATACGCGGCAAGATGTGAAAGAATTAACAGGACTACCGCTTACAGAAGGTGAATTAAAGTCTTCTCATTTCGAATTAGGATTCGTTGTTGAGAATGTACAAGAAACGATTGAGCAATTTAGAGAACAAGGAATCAAGATTTTAGTTGAACCTATTGTAAAACCGTGGGGACAAACAATTGCCTACATTGCTGATCCAGATGGAAATTATATTGAAATTTGCAGTTCATTAGAATAG